Proteins from a genomic interval of Acidimicrobiales bacterium:
- a CDS encoding VOC family protein, giving the protein MADKDPAAVPEGDQPHWRGINHLALITTDMDATVRFYHGVLGARLVAHLGTPAFRHYFFEMGTQNTIAFFEYNNVELTPFAKPAGVPDKRAVQFDHVSFNLPDEQALLSLRSRLKAAGCEVTDVVDHSMIRSIYFTDPNGIALEASWWVVDATGRDADYGDPQLFADPDPVPAVREIQETGRVSSVPHTKLV; this is encoded by the coding sequence ATGGCCGATAAGGACCCAGCTGCAGTACCAGAGGGCGATCAGCCTCACTGGAGGGGCATCAACCATCTGGCCCTCATAACCACCGACATGGACGCAACCGTCCGCTTCTACCACGGAGTTCTCGGAGCGAGACTGGTCGCGCATCTAGGTACGCCGGCGTTCCGTCACTACTTCTTCGAGATGGGCACCCAGAACACGATCGCGTTCTTCGAGTACAACAACGTCGAGCTCACTCCCTTCGCCAAGCCCGCAGGTGTACCTGACAAACGGGCCGTTCAGTTCGATCACGTGTCGTTCAATCTCCCGGACGAACAGGCGCTGCTGTCGCTCCGGTCCAGGCTGAAGGCGGCTGGTTGCGAGGTAACCGACGTAGTCGACCACTCGATGATCCGGTCGATCTATTTCACCGACCCGAACGGCATCGCTCTCGAGGCTTCCTGGTGGGTGGTCGACGCAACCGGGCGAGACGCCGACTACGGGGACCCGCAGCTGTTCGCCGACCCCGATCCGGTGCCGGCAGTGCGGGAGATTCAGGAGACCGGTCGAGTGTCCTCGGTTCCCCACACCAAGCTCGTTTGA